In one Alnus glutinosa chromosome 12, dhAlnGlut1.1, whole genome shotgun sequence genomic region, the following are encoded:
- the LOC133852250 gene encoding heavy metal-associated isoprenylated plant protein 34-like isoform X1: MSKQDFSKQQLQTCVLRVHIHCDGCKQKVKKLLQKIDEVYAVNIDAEQGKVTVIGVVDPAKLIKKLEKSGKHAELWGPQKGSNNNQNFLNNQFKNMQIQNGKGGKDNKSQKGGQQQAHHQMKGGKDLKVPFKDQKSVKFNLPEDEFDLSDGEFEDFDDYDDEFDDELDDGDDYEFGHGHQLPNKMLPNMMGKGHGPHGPNVVMNGPLMSDKRGGGGPGGGGNAKKGGVIDIPLQLKGGNKDGKNGNVGKKGGGGGNKKGGKQNQGGGGGDKKGGKSGGGFLGGLLGFGRSSSKKESGGYMELGRSNSKKESGGLLGFGRSNSKKESGAKSSNNYGSKGGGGNNNSNGGKKGGAKSDGVYEINKSKNGFHDIDVTAPNHGKGGKGGGGNGHGHGNGSVGQMSQREQMVQMGPNGNYPMGPMGQRGQMGHMGNYPMGQMGNVPAVQGLPAQAAMNGLPGPTAAAMNGGYYQGIGPANAYNQQQYMAAMMMNQQRANGNDMYQPMMNQQRPNGNDMYQPMMNQQRPNGNDMYQAMMMNQQRANGNDMYQPMMYARPHPAAHYMPPQPMSAPMPDPYTHMFSDENANSCSIM; this comes from the exons ATGAGTAAACAAGATTTCTCCAAGCAACAG TTGCAGACTTGTGTCCTTCGAGTGCACATACACTGCGATGGGTGTAAGCAGAAAGTAAAGAAACTGTTGCAGAAAATAGATG AAGTATATGCTGTCAACATAGATGCAGAGCAAGGGAAGGTGACTGTTATAGGAGTTGTTGATCCAGCCAAACTAATAAAGAAGCTGGAGAAGTCAGGGAAGCACGCAGAGCTATGGGGGCCTCAAAAGGGTTCAAACAACAACCAAAACTTTCTCAATAACCAGTTCAAAAACATGCAAATTCAGAACGGCAAAGGGGGAAAAGACAACAAGTCTCAAAAGGGTGGCCAACAACAAGCACATCACCAAATGAAAGGGGGTAAAGATCTCAAGGTACCCTTTAAAGACCAGAAATCTGTCAAGTTCAATTTGCCTGAGGATGAATTTGATTTAAGTGATGGTGAATTTGAGGACTTTGATGATTATGATGACGAATTTGATGATGAATTGGATGATGGTGACGATTATGAGTTTGGTCATGGCCATCAATTACCCAACAAGATGTTGCCGAATATGATGGGTAAAGGGCATGGACCACATGGGCCTAATGTTGTAATGAATGGGCCTCTCATGAGTGATAAAAGGGGTGGTGGTGGCCCTGGTGGGGGTGGGAATGCCAAGAAAGGTGGTGTTATTGATATTCCTTTACAATTGAAGGGTGGAAATAAGGATGGTAAGAATGGTAATGTTGGAAAgaaaggtggtggtggtggaaaTAAGAAGGGAGGGAAACAAAACCAgggtggtggaggaggagaTAAAAAGGGTGGCAAAAGTGGTGGTGGATTTCTAGGTGGGTTGCTGGGGTTTGGCAGAAGTAGTAGCAAAAAAGAGAGTGGTGGGTATATGGAGCTTGGTAGAAGTAATAGCAAAAAAGAGAGTGGTGGGTTGCTGGGATTTGGCAGAAGTAATAGCAAAAAAGAGAGTGGTGCTAAGAGTAGCAATAATTATGGAAGCAAGGGTGGTGGTGGAAACAATAATAGCAATGGGGGTAAGAAAGGTGGAGCCAAGAGTGATGGGGTCTATGAAATCAACAAAAGCAAAAATGGGTTCCATGATATTGATGTTACAGCCCCCAATCATGGGAAAGGAGGCAAAGGTGGTGGTGGGAATGGGCATGGGCATGGGAATGGGAGTGTTGGTCAGATGAGCCAGAGAGAGCAAATGGTCCAAATGGGCCCTAATGGTAACTATCCAATGGGTCCAATGGGCCAAAGGGGACAAATGGGCCATATGGGTAACTATCCAATGGGTCAGATGGGAAATGTTCCAGCAGTGCAAGGTCTACCTGCGCAAGCGGCGATGAACGGTCTACCTGGGCCAACGGCGGCGGCAATGAACGGTGGATATTATCAAGGAATTGGGCCAGCCAATGCGTACAACCAACAACAATACATGGCGGCGATGATGATGAATCAACAAAGGGCAAATGGGAACGATATGTACCAACCAATGATGAATCAACAAAGGCCAAATGGGAACGATATGTACCAACCAATGATGAATCAACAAAGGCCAAATGGGAATGATATGTACCAAGCAATGATGATGAATCAACAAAGGGCAAATGGGAATGACATGTACCAACCGATGATGTACGCCCGGCCGCATCCAGCCGCTCATTACATGCCGCCGCAGCCGATGTCAGCTCCGATGcctgatccttacactcacatGTTTAGTGATGAGAATGCTAATAGTTGCA
- the LOC133852250 gene encoding heavy metal-associated isoprenylated plant protein 34-like isoform X2, translating to MSKQDFSKQQLQTCVLRVHIHCDGCKQKVKKLLQKIDEVYAVNIDAEQGKVTVIGVVDPAKLIKKLEKSGKHAELWGPQKGSNNNQNFLNNQFKNMQIQNGKGGKDNKSQKGGQQQAHHQMKGGKDLKVPFKDQKSVKFNLPEDEFDLSDGEFEDFDDYDDEFDDELDDGDDYEFGHGHQLPNKMLPNMMGKGHGPHGPNVVMNGPLMSDKRGGGGPGGGGNAKKGGVIDIPLQLKGGNKDGKNGNVGKKGGGGGNKKGGKQNQGGGGGDKKGGKSGGGFLGGLLGFGRSSSKKESGGYMELGRSNSKKESGGLLGFGRSNSKKESGAKSSNNYGSKGGGGNNNSNGGKKGGAKSDGVYEINKSKNGFHDIDVTAPNHGKGGKGGGGNGHGHGNGSVGQMSQREQMVQMGPNGNYPMGPMGQRGQMGHMGNYPMGQMGNVPAVQGLPAQAAMNGLPGPTAAAMNGGYYQGIGPANAYNQQQYMAAMMMNQQRANGNDMYQPMMNQQRPNGNDMYQAMMMNQQRANGNDMYQPMMYARPHPAAHYMPPQPMSAPMPDPYTHMFSDENANSCSIM from the exons ATGAGTAAACAAGATTTCTCCAAGCAACAG TTGCAGACTTGTGTCCTTCGAGTGCACATACACTGCGATGGGTGTAAGCAGAAAGTAAAGAAACTGTTGCAGAAAATAGATG AAGTATATGCTGTCAACATAGATGCAGAGCAAGGGAAGGTGACTGTTATAGGAGTTGTTGATCCAGCCAAACTAATAAAGAAGCTGGAGAAGTCAGGGAAGCACGCAGAGCTATGGGGGCCTCAAAAGGGTTCAAACAACAACCAAAACTTTCTCAATAACCAGTTCAAAAACATGCAAATTCAGAACGGCAAAGGGGGAAAAGACAACAAGTCTCAAAAGGGTGGCCAACAACAAGCACATCACCAAATGAAAGGGGGTAAAGATCTCAAGGTACCCTTTAAAGACCAGAAATCTGTCAAGTTCAATTTGCCTGAGGATGAATTTGATTTAAGTGATGGTGAATTTGAGGACTTTGATGATTATGATGACGAATTTGATGATGAATTGGATGATGGTGACGATTATGAGTTTGGTCATGGCCATCAATTACCCAACAAGATGTTGCCGAATATGATGGGTAAAGGGCATGGACCACATGGGCCTAATGTTGTAATGAATGGGCCTCTCATGAGTGATAAAAGGGGTGGTGGTGGCCCTGGTGGGGGTGGGAATGCCAAGAAAGGTGGTGTTATTGATATTCCTTTACAATTGAAGGGTGGAAATAAGGATGGTAAGAATGGTAATGTTGGAAAgaaaggtggtggtggtggaaaTAAGAAGGGAGGGAAACAAAACCAgggtggtggaggaggagaTAAAAAGGGTGGCAAAAGTGGTGGTGGATTTCTAGGTGGGTTGCTGGGGTTTGGCAGAAGTAGTAGCAAAAAAGAGAGTGGTGGGTATATGGAGCTTGGTAGAAGTAATAGCAAAAAAGAGAGTGGTGGGTTGCTGGGATTTGGCAGAAGTAATAGCAAAAAAGAGAGTGGTGCTAAGAGTAGCAATAATTATGGAAGCAAGGGTGGTGGTGGAAACAATAATAGCAATGGGGGTAAGAAAGGTGGAGCCAAGAGTGATGGGGTCTATGAAATCAACAAAAGCAAAAATGGGTTCCATGATATTGATGTTACAGCCCCCAATCATGGGAAAGGAGGCAAAGGTGGTGGTGGGAATGGGCATGGGCATGGGAATGGGAGTGTTGGTCAGATGAGCCAGAGAGAGCAAATGGTCCAAATGGGCCCTAATGGTAACTATCCAATGGGTCCAATGGGCCAAAGGGGACAAATGGGCCATATGGGTAACTATCCAATGGGTCAGATGGGAAATGTTCCAGCAGTGCAAGGTCTACCTGCGCAAGCGGCGATGAACGGTCTACCTGGGCCAACGGCGGCGGCAATGAACGGTGGATATTATCAAGGAATTGGGCCAGCCAATGCGTACAACCAACAACAATACATGGCGGCGATGATGATGAATCAACAAAGGGCAAATGGGAACGATATGTACCAACCAATGATGAATCAACAAAG GCCAAATGGGAATGATATGTACCAAGCAATGATGATGAATCAACAAAGGGCAAATGGGAATGACATGTACCAACCGATGATGTACGCCCGGCCGCATCCAGCCGCTCATTACATGCCGCCGCAGCCGATGTCAGCTCCGATGcctgatccttacactcacatGTTTAGTGATGAGAATGCTAATAGTTGCA